The Vulpes lagopus strain Blue_001 chromosome 14, ASM1834538v1, whole genome shotgun sequence genome window below encodes:
- the LIPM gene encoding lipase member M isoform X1, which produces MAKILSRVWTTSPRMQMWLLILVAYLFQRNVNSGRLPTKAVDPEAFMNISEIIRHQGYPCEEYEVVTEDGYILSVNRIPRGLAQPRDAGPRPVVLLQHGLLGDASNWISNLPNNSLGFILADAGFDVWLGNSRGNTWSRKHKTLSIDQDEFWAFSYDEMARFDLPAVINFILQKSGQEKIYYVGYSQGTTMGFIAFSIMPELAQKVKMYFALAPIATVKYAKSPGTKFLLLPDMMIKGLFGKKEFLYQTRFFRQFAIYLCGQMIIDQICSNVLLLMGGFNTNNMNMSRANVYVAHTLAGTSVQNILHWSQAVNSGELRAFDWGSETKNLEKGNQGTAPTTQPRSSGTSGPLGARSARRPPTPVRYKVRDMTVPTAMWTGGQDWLSNPEDVKALLSEVTNLIYHKNIPEWAHVDFIWGLDAPRRLYSEIIHLMRRDDASLSPGTCAASREASEAGES; this is translated from the exons ATGGCGAAGATCTTGTCGAGAGTGTGGACCACCTCACCCAGAATGCAGATGTGGCTTCTGATCCTGGTGGCGTATCTGTTCCAGAGGAACGTGAATTCGGGACGTCTTCCGACCAAAGCTGTGGATCCAGAGGCGTTCATGAATATC AGTGAGATCATCCGACACCAAGGCTATCCCTGCGAGGAGTATGAAGTCGTCACGGAAGACGGGTACATCCTTTCTGTTAACCGAATTCCTCGAGGCCTGGCGCAACCTAGGGATGCAG GGCCCCGGCCAGTGGTGTTGCTGCAGCATGGCCTGCTGGGGGACGCCAGCAACTGGATCTCCAACCTGCCCAACAACAGCCTGGGCTTCATCCTGGCCGACGCCGGTTTTGACGTGTGGCTAGGGAACAGCAGGGGCAACACCTGGTCCCGGAAGCACAAGACCCTCTCCATAGACCAAGATGAGTTCTGGGCTTTCAG TTATGATGAGATGGCTAGGTTTGATCTTCCTGCAGTCATAAACTTTATTTTGCAGAAAAGCGGCCAGGAAAAGATCTATTATGTCGGCTATTCACAGGGCACCACCATGG GCTTTATTGCTTTCTCCATCATGCCAGAACTGGCTCAGAAAGTCAAAATGTATTTTGCGTTAGCGCCCATAGCCACTGTTAAATATGCGAAAAGCCCTGGCACCAAGTTTTTGTTGCTCCCGGATATGATGATCAAG GGACTGTTTGGTAAGAAAGAATTTCTGTACCAGACCAGATTCTTCAGACAGTTTGCTATTTACCTGTGTGGCCAGATGATTATCGATCAGATCTGTAGCAACGTCTTGCTACTTATGGGAGGATTTAACACCAACAACATGAACATG AGCCGAGCAAATGTGTACGTCGCTCACACTCTTGCTGGAACGTCTGTGCAAAATATCCTACACTGGAGCCAG GCAGTGAATTCTGGGGAGCTCCGGGCATTTGACTGGGGGAGTGAAACCAAAAATCTGGAGAAAGGCAATCAG GGCACAGCCCCGACCACACAGCCCCGGAGCTCAGGCACTTCTGGGCCGCTGGGCGCACGATCCGCACGAAGGCCT CCGACGCCCGTGAGGTACAAAGTCAGGGACATGACGGTCCCCACTGCCATGTGGACGGGGGGCCAGGACTGGCTTTCCAACCCAGAGGATGTGAAGGCCCTGCTCTCCGAGGTGACCAATCTCATCTACCATAAGAACATTCCTGAATGGGCACATGTGGATTTCATCTGGGGCTTGGACGCACCCCGGCGTCTGTACAGCGAGATCATACACCTGATGAGGCGGGACGACGCCAGCCTGTCCCCGGGCACGTGCGCGGCCAGCCGCGAGGCATCGGAGGCTGGCGAGTCCTAG
- the LIPM gene encoding lipase member M isoform X2: MAKILSRVWTTSPRMQMWLLILVAYLFQRNVNSGRLPTKAVDPEAFMNISEIIRHQGYPCEEYEVVTEDGYILSVNRIPRGLAQPRDAGPRPVVLLQHGLLGDASNWISNLPNNSLGFILADAGFDVWLGNSRGNTWSRKHKTLSIDQDEFWAFSYDEMARFDLPAVINFILQKSGQEKIYYVGYSQGTTMGFIAFSIMPELAQKVKMYFALAPIATVKYAKSPGTKFLLLPDMMIKGLFGKKEFLYQTRFFRQFAIYLCGQMIIDQICSNVLLLMGGFNTNNMNMSRANVYVAHTLAGTSVQNILHWSQAVNSGELRAFDWGSETKNLEKGNQPTPVRYKVRDMTVPTAMWTGGQDWLSNPEDVKALLSEVTNLIYHKNIPEWAHVDFIWGLDAPRRLYSEIIHLMRRDDASLSPGTCAASREASEAGES, encoded by the exons ATGGCGAAGATCTTGTCGAGAGTGTGGACCACCTCACCCAGAATGCAGATGTGGCTTCTGATCCTGGTGGCGTATCTGTTCCAGAGGAACGTGAATTCGGGACGTCTTCCGACCAAAGCTGTGGATCCAGAGGCGTTCATGAATATC AGTGAGATCATCCGACACCAAGGCTATCCCTGCGAGGAGTATGAAGTCGTCACGGAAGACGGGTACATCCTTTCTGTTAACCGAATTCCTCGAGGCCTGGCGCAACCTAGGGATGCAG GGCCCCGGCCAGTGGTGTTGCTGCAGCATGGCCTGCTGGGGGACGCCAGCAACTGGATCTCCAACCTGCCCAACAACAGCCTGGGCTTCATCCTGGCCGACGCCGGTTTTGACGTGTGGCTAGGGAACAGCAGGGGCAACACCTGGTCCCGGAAGCACAAGACCCTCTCCATAGACCAAGATGAGTTCTGGGCTTTCAG TTATGATGAGATGGCTAGGTTTGATCTTCCTGCAGTCATAAACTTTATTTTGCAGAAAAGCGGCCAGGAAAAGATCTATTATGTCGGCTATTCACAGGGCACCACCATGG GCTTTATTGCTTTCTCCATCATGCCAGAACTGGCTCAGAAAGTCAAAATGTATTTTGCGTTAGCGCCCATAGCCACTGTTAAATATGCGAAAAGCCCTGGCACCAAGTTTTTGTTGCTCCCGGATATGATGATCAAG GGACTGTTTGGTAAGAAAGAATTTCTGTACCAGACCAGATTCTTCAGACAGTTTGCTATTTACCTGTGTGGCCAGATGATTATCGATCAGATCTGTAGCAACGTCTTGCTACTTATGGGAGGATTTAACACCAACAACATGAACATG AGCCGAGCAAATGTGTACGTCGCTCACACTCTTGCTGGAACGTCTGTGCAAAATATCCTACACTGGAGCCAG GCAGTGAATTCTGGGGAGCTCCGGGCATTTGACTGGGGGAGTGAAACCAAAAATCTGGAGAAAGGCAATCAG CCGACGCCCGTGAGGTACAAAGTCAGGGACATGACGGTCCCCACTGCCATGTGGACGGGGGGCCAGGACTGGCTTTCCAACCCAGAGGATGTGAAGGCCCTGCTCTCCGAGGTGACCAATCTCATCTACCATAAGAACATTCCTGAATGGGCACATGTGGATTTCATCTGGGGCTTGGACGCACCCCGGCGTCTGTACAGCGAGATCATACACCTGATGAGGCGGGACGACGCCAGCCTGTCCCCGGGCACGTGCGCGGCCAGCCGCGAGGCATCGGAGGCTGGCGAGTCCTAG